A genomic stretch from Poecile atricapillus isolate bPoeAtr1 chromosome 10, bPoeAtr1.hap1, whole genome shotgun sequence includes:
- the LOC131582748 gene encoding hypoxanthine-guanine phosphoribosyltransferase-like, with amino-acid sequence MTSHCSPSTPTSAPSLLIRDEEISYNKNLFCIPKHYEEDLETVFIPHGLILDRTECLARDIMQDMGSHPIVALCVLKGGYKFFADLLDQIKALNQNGDKSVPVTVDFVRIKSYCSPAEKISFIGEELSTLSGKNVLVVEDIIETGRTMKALLSKIKDKKPRMVKVVSLLVKRTCQSPGYRPDYTGFEIPDQSVVGYALDYNEYFRDLNHICILKENAKEKYRM; translated from the exons ATGACCAGTCACTGTTCTCCATCAACCCCAACTTCGGCACCATCACTCCTG ATAAGAGATGAGGAAATCAGCTAcaacaaaaatctgttttgcatTCCTAAGCATTATGAAGAGGATTTAGAAACAGTCTTCATTCCTCATGGACTCATCCTGGACAG GACAGAGTGTTTGGCTCGAGATATCATGCAAGACATGGGAAGTCATCCCATTGTTGCACTCTGTGTCCTTAAAGGAGGCTATAAATTCTTTGCTGATTTGCTGGACCAGATAAAAGCACTGAATCAAAATGGTGATAAATCTGTGCCCGTTACCGTGGATTTTGTCAGAATAAAAAGCTACTGT TCACCTGcagaaaaaatcagttttattggAGAGGAGCTGTCTACACTAAGTGGGAAG AATGTGTTAGTAGTAGAG GACATTATTGAGACTGGTAGAACAATGAAAGCactgctttcaaaaataaaagacaagaaaCCAAGGATGGTGAAAGTTGTAAG CCTGCTCGTCAAAAGGACATGTCAGAGTCCAGGTTACAGACCAGACT ATACAGGCTTTGAAATCCCAGATCAATCTGTGGTTGGATATGCTCTTGACTACAATGAATACTTCAGAGATCTAAAT cacaTCTGTATTTTGAAAGAGAACGCCAAAGAGAAATACAGGATGTGA